A genome region from Chryseobacterium sp. G0186 includes the following:
- a CDS encoding TerB family tellurite resistance protein, translating into MQKSNKSIAGYHLLMILSSVDGEFAPEEGMLVQQYLADEFPFRMNLDNELDTLALLQPEEWKDHFEFHARCFLDDSTEDERVKFAQFAKSLIKADNKVTEEEHTFYILLKNLWGLS; encoded by the coding sequence ATGCAAAAATCAAATAAATCAATCGCCGGTTATCACTTATTAATGATCCTTTCTTCTGTGGACGGAGAGTTTGCTCCTGAGGAAGGAATGCTTGTACAGCAATACCTGGCTGATGAATTTCCGTTCAGAATGAATCTTGACAATGAGCTTGACACTCTTGCCCTGTTACAGCCTGAGGAATGGAAAGATCACTTTGAATTCCATGCAAGATGCTTTCTAGATGATTCTACGGAGGATGAGCGTGTAAAATTTGCCCAGTTTGCAAAATCATTAATCAAAGCAGATAACAAGGTAACGGAAGAGGAACATACGTTCTATATTCTTCTGAAAAACCTTTGGGGGTTATCATAA